A section of the Paenibacillus yonginensis genome encodes:
- a CDS encoding 3-ketoacyl-ACP reductase, with the protein MSMKTTNLQKKTAVITGATKGIGRAIAFALAAEGVNLGLISRKADELKQLQEELASTYDIQIASSAADISDRHQAEAAIAALELELGTPDILINNAGTATFGTVLEMDPEEWEQIIRVNLMGTYYVTRAALPAMIEKQSGDIINIASTAGERGFATGSAYCASKFGVLGLTEALMHEVRKSNIRVIGLNPSTVNTDLAARNNLPIGEEDRMMQPEDVAQVVLSALKLPARVLLKTASLFTSNPQ; encoded by the coding sequence ATGAGTATGAAAACAACGAATTTACAAAAGAAAACCGCTGTAATTACAGGAGCAACCAAAGGAATTGGCCGGGCCATCGCATTCGCATTGGCCGCTGAAGGCGTCAATCTCGGACTGATTTCCCGTAAGGCGGATGAGTTGAAGCAGCTTCAGGAAGAGCTGGCCAGCACATACGATATTCAAATCGCCAGCAGTGCGGCCGATATTTCGGACCGTCATCAGGCTGAAGCCGCTATTGCAGCACTCGAGCTTGAGCTCGGCACCCCGGATATTCTGATCAACAATGCCGGAACAGCCACCTTTGGCACTGTGCTGGAGATGGATCCCGAGGAATGGGAACAGATCATTCGGGTTAACCTGATGGGCACTTATTATGTAACACGCGCAGCCCTTCCTGCTATGATTGAGAAACAGAGCGGCGATATTATTAACATCGCCTCCACCGCCGGAGAACGCGGCTTTGCTACAGGTTCTGCCTACTGCGCTTCCAAATTCGGAGTGCTTGGACTGACCGAAGCCTTGATGCACGAAGTCCGCAAATCCAACATTCGGGTGATTGGACTGAATCCAAGCACCGTCAATACCGATCTGGCGGCCAGAAATAATTTGCCGATCGGCGAGGAAGACCGGATGATGCAGCCGGAAGACGTTGCCCAGGTGGTACTCAGCGCTTTGAAGCTGCCGGCAAGAGTGCTGCTCAAGACAGCAAGCTTGTTTACGAGCAATCCACAATAA
- a CDS encoding DUF423 domain-containing protein, translated as MSRTYTAIGAILGLLAVAIGAFGAHALKDVLDEEARKVYETGVQYQMYHALALLLIAVLAHTWGESASLRWAARLFLIGILLFSGSLYVLSISGVKVLGAITPLGGVAFIAAWILVVVSALRKKRLDD; from the coding sequence ATGTCGCGAACCTATACAGCGATCGGGGCTATTCTCGGACTGCTTGCCGTAGCTATCGGGGCCTTCGGCGCTCACGCTTTAAAGGATGTATTGGATGAAGAGGCCCGCAAGGTTTATGAGACAGGCGTGCAGTACCAAATGTATCATGCGCTGGCCCTTCTGCTAATTGCCGTATTAGCTCATACCTGGGGAGAATCAGCCAGCTTGCGCTGGGCTGCCCGTCTGTTTCTGATCGGTATTTTGTTATTTTCCGGAAGTTTGTATGTGCTCAGCATTTCGGGAGTTAAGGTGCTTGGAGCGATTACGCCGCTGGGCGGGGTAGCTTTTATAGCTGCATGGATTCTAGTCGTGGTATCGGCGTTAAGAAAAAAACGGCTTGATGATTAG
- a CDS encoding DegV family protein — MNSIKIFADSTCDLSADLIKHYEIGIVPLYVTFESQSYRDGIELTPPELYAKVSETGKLPLTAAPSPSDFIQAFTPYVEQGQQIIYISLSSELSSTYQNAVIASKEFEQGRVEVFDSLNLSTGIGIQVLKAARAAEAGQNVQQILSLLAEIRPKVDTEFVIDSLDYLHKGGRCSGMQNVVASLLKIRPVIKVIDGKMTPAYKVRGSREKAFDQMVSNALSNKANMDRGTLFVTQTMAHEDAEKLRATLNETIQPQEVFITEAGCVICSHCGPKTIGIIYLKE; from the coding sequence ATGAATTCAATTAAAATTTTTGCAGACAGTACCTGCGATTTGTCTGCCGATCTGATCAAACATTATGAGATCGGGATTGTTCCTTTATATGTAACGTTTGAATCCCAATCTTACCGGGATGGTATTGAGTTGACCCCTCCCGAGCTTTATGCCAAAGTTTCTGAAACCGGCAAACTTCCGCTGACCGCCGCCCCTTCGCCTAGTGATTTCATTCAGGCATTTACTCCTTACGTGGAGCAGGGCCAGCAGATTATTTATATCAGCTTGTCTTCGGAGCTTTCCTCAACCTACCAGAACGCCGTTATCGCATCCAAAGAATTTGAACAGGGGCGGGTTGAGGTGTTTGACTCCCTGAATTTGTCCACCGGAATCGGCATTCAGGTGCTGAAAGCGGCACGCGCTGCCGAAGCAGGGCAAAACGTCCAGCAGATTCTGAGTCTGCTCGCTGAAATCCGGCCGAAGGTCGATACGGAATTTGTGATTGATTCTCTCGACTATCTTCATAAAGGCGGACGCTGCTCCGGCATGCAAAATGTTGTGGCCAGCCTGCTGAAGATCCGCCCTGTCATCAAAGTCATCGACGGTAAAATGACTCCGGCCTACAAGGTGCGCGGAAGCCGTGAAAAAGCGTTCGATCAGATGGTTTCCAACGCCTTGAGCAACAAAGCGAACATGGACCGGGGGACGTTGTTTGTCACCCAAACGATGGCCCATGAGGATGCGGAGAAGCTCCGTGCGACACTTAATGAAACTATTCAGCCGCAGGAGGTTTTTATCACGGAAGCCGGCTGCGTCATTTGCAGCCACTGCGGTCCAAAGACTATCGGTATCATTTATCTCAAAGAATAG
- a CDS encoding DUF420 domain-containing protein produces the protein MNSKPDQYNYKPTSSRNFTGLIITVSIVANIIILLLFFSPLGYQGAVDFDITIFPRLNAIFNSFTFIFLIAALVAIMKKNIRVHKVFILLAFTTTLLFLVSYLTFHYISPDTAKYGGEGIIRPIYFFILITHSFLAAIVVPLALFALVWGWTMQVAKHKKIVRWTMPIWLYVSLTGVIVYLMMAPYY, from the coding sequence ATGAACAGTAAACCGGATCAATACAACTACAAGCCCACAAGCTCCAGAAACTTCACCGGGCTGATTATCACCGTATCGATTGTAGCGAATATCATTATTTTGCTTTTGTTCTTCTCCCCGCTGGGATATCAAGGGGCTGTCGATTTTGACATTACGATTTTCCCGAGACTGAATGCGATTTTCAACAGCTTTACGTTCATTTTTCTGATAGCAGCTTTAGTGGCGATTATGAAAAAGAACATCCGCGTGCATAAAGTATTTATTCTGCTCGCCTTTACGACAACCCTGCTGTTTCTCGTGTCCTACCTGACGTTTCACTATATTTCTCCGGACACGGCGAAATATGGAGGAGAGGGCATCATCCGTCCGATTTATTTCTTTATCCTGATTACTCACAGCTTCCTGGCCGCTATTGTAGTGCCGCTGGCCTTGTTTGCTCTTGTATGGGGCTGGACGATGCAGGTTGCGAAGCATAAAAAAATCGTCCGCTGGACGATGCCCATCTGGCTGTACGTCAGCTTGACGGGAGTTATCGTCTACCTGATGATGGCGCCGTATTATTAA